A single genomic interval of Candidatus Anstonellales archaeon harbors:
- a CDS encoding DUF5989 family protein, with amino-acid sequence MSKEPSFISELIEFIRIRKLWWLAPIFILLAIIGVLILLAQTTALSQFVYAFI; translated from the coding sequence ATGAGTAAAGAGCCTTCATTCATTTCCGAACTTATTGAATTCATACGCATACGAAAACTGTGGTGGCTCGCACCAATTTTTATTTTGCTCGCGATAATAGGTGTTTTGATATTACTTGCTCAAACAACTGCACTCTCCCAATTTGTCTATGCCTTTATTTAA